The Longimicrobium sp. genomic sequence GGGAATTTCAGCGCGGGGCCGCTGTCGAACGGCACGCCGGGGATGCGCTCCACGATCTCCGGCGCGGCGCCGGCGCGGCGGGCGGCGTCGCGCTCCTTTTCGAAGAAGTCCACCGACTTGCTGGGATCCAGGAAGTAGTAGCCTTCCACGCGCTCGTAGTCGCAGTCGATGCCCTCGGCGGCCACGATGGCACCGATCTGCTCGATGGCGGCCTGGTGGCTCTGGAATGCGATGCGGCTGCCCTGCTCGCCGTGCACGCCTTCCAGCACGTGAAAGTAGTCGTCCATCGCGCTGGAAAGGTGGGCCGTAGTCTGCCCCGTTTCGCCCGCGCCCACGGCATCCTTTTCCAGCACGATCACCCGCCGCCCCGCCTTGGCCAGCAGGTAGGCCGTGGTCATCCCCGCGATCCCCGCGCCGATCACGCACACGTCCGCTTCCGCGTCGCCGTGCAGGGGCGCGGTCGTGCGCTGCGCCCGCGTGACCTCCCACACCGACACCGACCGTTCCGTCGATCCCATCCCGCTCCTCCTCGCACAAATGGACGCACCTGGCCGCCTCCGTCCGTGGTTCCGGCGGCGGGAGCGAGGCGTTGTGCAATCATCGTACGACTCGGAAAAGCGGCCTCACACGGAGGGCACGGGGGGTCACGGAGGAGGGGAGAAGCGCGTGGAGGGTGACGGCGGGTCGTCCCGCGATTCTAAGTGCATGCGGGCATGGAAGATGCCTGTCGTCCGCGCCGAACGCCCGGGCAGTTACGGGCAGCGGAACCAGGCAAGATGGAGGACGAGATGAACGCCAGACGCATCTTCACCGCCGCGGCCCTCGGGCTCGCGCTGTCGGCGGCCGCGTGTTCGGGCGAGAGCCCGACGGTGGCGCAGAACGACGACGAAGGGCAGATCGTTCCGGGCGGCGCCGCGCCCACGGACACCGCCGGCTTCATGCCGCCGCCGTCGTCGTGAGCCCCACGGGTCGTGAAATCCACGCTGGGATGAGATGACAAAAGAGAGCGGCGGCACGCCTTGGGCGCGCCGCCGCTCTCTCGTTCGCTGCCTGCAAAGGGAGGCGATCAGTTTTCCTCTTCGCTCTCTTCTTCGTTCTCTTCGTCCTCGTCCTCGCCCAACTCTTCCAGGGCCTCGCCCATGGCCTCGAACTCCGCCTGGTGCTCGCGGTAGAACTGAACGTTCTGCTTGAGCACCGAGTTCTCCATCTGCGCCAGCGCGTTTTCGCCGCCGATCTCCAGCATCGCGGCCGTGAACATCGTCTGGATCATCGAAAACATGAACGTCACGTACTCGCGGCTGGTGAACCCGGCGCCGTTGATGGCGCTCTTCACCCGTGGCTCGCTGTCGAACGCCGAGGCGATCTGGTCGAGGTCCACGTCGTCCTCGTCCATGTTCTCGAACCGTTCCTCGATTTCGAGGTCTTCCTCTTCCAGCCCGCTCAGTGCCCGCGTGGCGGTGAGGAACTTCTGCAGCCCGGCCGAGGTCAGGCGGTAGTTGGAAACTTCCTCGGTGAACAGCTTTTCGGGCTGCGCGGCGGCGGACGAGACGTCGGCGGCCACGGCGGCGAGCGAAAGGCCGGCGACGGCCAGCACGCGTGAAAACACGCGGCGGAAGGAACGCGTAAGGGTCGGCATCGGGGCTCCTGCGGAAAGGTGTGAGCGGGCGCGGTCAGGGGAGGTGGGACGGGATGGAAACTAAACACCCGGCGCCACCCCGTCCACCAGCATGTTTCGGTGTACGGGGGGAGCCCGGGAAAAGTTACAGCCGGCCCTCGGGACCGGGTTCCACGTCCGGCACCTGGGCCATTACCTGCGCAGCGTCACCGCACCGGCCGTGAACTGGAACGCGGCGTTCGGCGCGGCGGCTCCGCGCACGGCTTCCAGCGTGATGGTTCCGTCTGCGTTGACGCGCGCGTAGAGCACCCCGTTCTCCACGCCGTTGACGAGCACGTACGACACGATTCCGCTGGCGGCCGTGACCTCGGTGGGCCTTCGGTTCGCCGTGCCCGTGCCGGCCACCGGGATGTCGGTATACCTCCCGAACAGATCCAGGCCGGGAACCTGGAGCAGCATCTGCAGCCTGGACGTGTCCAGCGAGTAGGGGTTGATCGACACCGCATGTGGATACGGTTCGCTCGTGGGGTCGTGGAACCAGATGCCCGAGAGCGTGCCGGGGACGTCGTTGGTGAACTCGCCCATGGGCGGCGCGCCCACGCGCGGCGTAAACGTCTGCGAGCCGGCGTTCCACTGCCCGCTCAGCGCCTGGAGCTGCGCCTGCACCTGCGGCGTCGCGTAGTCGTATACGGGCCGCGCATTCCTCGTGATGTCGGAGTAGAAGCTTTCGGGACGAGCGACGGCATTCGTCCGCTCGTCCACGATGCCCCAGTCCCAGTTCACGGGGGTCTGGCCCGTCGTGCCCAGCACGGTCCCGGCGGTCACCTCCAGGGCGGGATTCACCGGAACGGTGGCCGAGGTCACCCGGATCCCGCCCGTGACCCGGCTTTCCAGCGCCGCTCTGAACGCGGGGTCGAGCGCCGTGATATGGTCCAGGTACGACGTCACCTGCTTTCCGTCCGGCCCCTGGTACAACAGGAAGTCCACGCGGAAATCGTCGGAGGTGGATTGCCGGAACGCCACGATCCGGGCCGTGACGGGCGCATAGACCGTGTAGTTCACCCCCGGATTCCGGTGCCAGACGAAATGGCGTTCGTTGCCGAACGGGTGGCCGATCTCGGGATTCGCCCGTGTGCCGCCGCCGAGGGTGCCCAGGGGCGTGATGCCGCCCACGTGGGCCGGATCGAACGGAAGGCGCGTAAAGAGGAGCAGCGTCTGGCCCGGGGGCGGAGGCGGGGGCGGGGCCGCGGATACCGTCACGGCCACCGCCGCGCTCTTGCCGCCTGCCGTGGCGACGATGTTGGCCGATCCGGCCGCAACGGCGGTTACGATCCCCTGCGCGTTCACGGTGGCGCGGTCCGCCGCGGACGTGCTCCACGTAACCGGAACGTTGATCACCTGTCCGCTCGCGTTGCGCACCGTGGCGGTCAGGTGGGCGGTGTCGCCGATTGCCAGCGTCCGCTGGGTGGGCGATACGACCACCGCATCCGGGATGTTCGGGTTCACCGGCACGGATACGGTGATGACGGCGTTCCCGGCCGCCGTACCCGCCGTGGCCGTGATGGTCGCCGTGCCGGCGGCCAGCGCGGTCAGGTGCCCCTGAGCGGTCACCGATACGCGGTCGGGCGCCGAGCTGGCCCACGACACCGGGGCCGAGATGACGCTGCCAGCGCCGTTTCGGACTGTGGCGGTGAGCCGGAGCGTATCACCCACGGCCATTGTCCGCTCCGCTGCCGACAGGGCCACGGACGCCGGGATGCCCTGGTCTCCCGAGTCCGTCGTACCGCCGGAATCACACGCCGCGAGAAGCGCCGCAGGCAGGAGGGCGCAGGCAACGAAATAGCGCATCAGCGTGCGCCGGCGGCGCGGAACGGCGGCCCGTGGATCGGACATGAATTCTTTTCAGGGCGAGGGAAAGCGGGGAATCGCGGAGTGGACGGGCTTGTGTCCTGCGTTTGCAATATAACTGGATTTTCGATTTCCTGCGTCGCAGTTCGACGCGTGCGCGCAGAACGTGTTCGTCATCAGGCCCACGTACTGGCTGAATCGTTGAGCGCGCGCGAGAGTACTATCCACGTGCGGTCCGGCTGGTCGGCCGCTTTCCATGACCCCTGACCCGACGCGAACATGAGATCCGTCTCCGTCCGCACCCTCACCGCCAGCGCGGCGCTCCTGGCGCTTTCCGGCACCAGCGCCTGCGCGCAGGCCCCCGACCCGCGCACCCAACCGTATCCCGCGGCGCTCTGCCCCACCTGCGCCGCGTGGAACGAACCCCACGCGCCGGTGAAGATCCACGGGAACACCTACTACATCGGCACGAACGGCCTCTCGGCGATCCTAGTGACCTCGCCCGAGGGCCACGTGCTCATCGACGGTGCGCTCCCCAATTCCGCGCCGCTGATCCTAGCCAACATCCGCGCGCTGGGCTTCGACGTTCGCGACGTTCGGCTCATCCTCAACTCGCACGTGCACTACGACCACGCGGGCGGGCTGGCGGCGCTGCAGGTGGCATCGGGTGCGCCGATGGCGGCGAGCGTTGCCAGCGCGGGCGTCCTGGAGCGGGGAAAATCGGAAGTGGGCGATCCCCAGCACGGCGAGCTGCTGGACTTCCCCCCTGTGCGGAACGTGCGGCGCTTCGCGGACGGCGAAACCCTCCGAGTGGGCCCGCTCGCCCTTACGGCGCACCTGACGCCCGGGCATACGCAGGGCGGCACCACGTGGACATGGAAGTCGTGCGAGGGCGCGCAGTGCGTGGACGTCGTCTACGCCGACAGTCACTCCCCGATCTCGGCGGACGGCTTCCGGTTCACGGACAGCCCCGCGTATCCCGGCGCCGTGGCTGACTTCGAGCGCGGCTTCCGCACGCTGGAGGCGCTGTCCTGCGACATCCTCATCACCCCGCACCCCAGTGGCTCCTCACTGTTCGAGCGCCTCGCCGGAAGCCAGCCGCTGGTGGATCGGAACGCCTGCAAGCGGTACGCGGCAACAGGGCGCGAGCGGCTGCGTACCCGGCTAGAAACCGAGCGGGCATCGCGCTGAACTCGCCCGGAGATACAAAAGACGGGGAGCAGGCCGTCGTGGCCTGCTCCCCGTCAGCGTATTCGGGCGACGGCCCGGATCAACCCTCGGCCGTTGCTCTGGATGACAGATTTGCGCTCGGCTTGAGCATGGTGCGATCGACTAAAAAAGCAGCACTCGACTGGGACGAGAGGCCGGGGCGCGCGCCATCATCGCAGCCACACGACAGCAGGCGAGTCCACGAAGGTGGACATCGTGTGGTCGTTGCAGCGAATTCAAATTCATTCGCCCGGGGAGGCTTGGGCCAATCCCCAGGCGAGGACCAGGACCGAGGCTCAGGGTTCCGTGTCGCTGCCGCGCCCGGGCAAAGTCGCTTCCGCGGCAAGATCCCACGGCCCTGCATGGGATGCACTGTGGGCCAGTTCAGTGCGCTCGGGCCTCTGGATGACAGATGGCCGTTGCGGGTCCCGGATTGAGAGCGGCAGGCACGCCACAGCAAGGGCGCGCCGCAGGCGACAACAAACACCGCGGCAGGCAGTCCACGAAGGTGGACATCGTGTGGTCGTTGCAGCGAATTCGTTCGCATCCGGAAACAGGGCTTTTTGCCCGGGTCAGTGTCCGCTCGAGTGCATCGTTGGCAGAGGATTCATACCAGTGCCGATCGTTCTGCCTTCGTTTTTCGCTCCGTCTGCGCCACGGACAGAGCACTTCGGCCTTCCAGGACACACCTCTCCCAGGAGAGGCTCCCGCGGCTACTTGAGCATGTGGCGGGCGAGGATCACCAGGTTGGCCGTGATGACACTGCTCCAGACGTAGCTGTGGAACGACATCTCACCACGCCAGGTGCAGCGCCTCAGGCCAAATACCCGCTTCAGGTACGAGATCGTCGCCTCCACGCCGGCGCGGAAACGCTTCAGCAGCCGGTAGATCCTTGGGCTGCTCGCCATCTCCTCCACCTCCATCCCGCGGCGGCGTGTAAAGCAGACGTCCTCCACGCCCAACTGCTTCGCCTCGCACAGGTTTTCCTGCGATGCGTAGTTCCCGTCGAGCGCCACCTGGCGCGGCACCGCGCCGTAGATCGCCTTTTGCCGCTTCAGCATCGGCACCGCCCGTGTGGCGTCGTTCGGATTGCCCTTCTCGATCACGCAGTCCAGGATCAAGCCCGACACCCCACCGCACAGGTTCACCTTGTGTCCGTAGTAAACCTTCTTGTGGTCCTTCACGATCACGTCCGCGTGCGGCTCGAACAGCGACACGACGCGCTCGGCCGCCGGCACCTTCTCGCCACGGATCACGCGCCGCTCCGTCTGCTCGATCACCCGCTCCAGAAGCTCGCGATAGCCGCTCAGCGCCTTTCGCAGCCGTGCGGGACGGCGCTTCGCCTCCACCGCACGCAAGGCGAACAGCGCCGTCCGCGTGTAGCCGCTCGTCCTGCGCGCCACCTCGAGGAGCTTTTCGTAGGAGGCCTGCTGCTTCTTCCCGCTTCGCGTCGAGTGGATCTCCCGCATGCGTGCCTTCGCCGACGGCGTGTGGTTGCGCCACCCGCTGAAGCCGCAGGCCTTCTGTACCCGCGCAAGCAGCCGCGACAGTACCCGCACCCCGTCGTACAGCAGGGCAGAGTCGCTCGGCACGTGGATGTTCGACTCCACCACCGTGCTGTCGATGCGCGCCTTGCGGCCTTTCTCGATCTTCTCCTGCGCCGCGAAGCCCAGGATGACACCGTTCACTCGCTCCAGCGTCGTGGGGCGAAGCTTCTTCAGGTTCTCCTGCAGCGTCGACCGGGCCGGCACGGCATCCAGGGGGCCATAGCCGCAGAAGCCGCGATACGTCCGCGAATCAACCAGCGTGAACGCCAGCTCGTCATAGCTCAGCTCGTTCATCTGCTTGATGATGAGCGCCC encodes the following:
- a CDS encoding ISNCY family transposase — its product is MDQIARILSGKPEIAALIEQDLLRGLSSPETGARGMTAEQVLRALIIKQMNELSYDELAFTLVDSRTYRGFCGYGPLDAVPARSTLQENLKKLRPTTLERVNGVILGFAAQEKIEKGRKARIDSTVVESNIHVPSDSALLYDGVRVLSRLLARVQKACGFSGWRNHTPSAKARMREIHSTRSGKKQQASYEKLLEVARRTSGYTRTALFALRAVEAKRRPARLRKALSGYRELLERVIEQTERRVIRGEKVPAAERVVSLFEPHADVIVKDHKKVYYGHKVNLCGGVSGLILDCVIEKGNPNDATRAVPMLKRQKAIYGAVPRQVALDGNYASQENLCEAKQLGVEDVCFTRRRGMEVEEMASSPRIYRLLKRFRAGVEATISYLKRVFGLRRCTWRGEMSFHSYVWSSVITANLVILARHMLK
- a CDS encoding Ig-like domain-containing protein, yielding MSDPRAAVPRRRRTLMRYFVACALLPAALLAACDSGGTTDSGDQGIPASVALSAAERTMAVGDTLRLTATVRNGAGSVISAPVSWASSAPDRVSVTAQGHLTALAAGTATITATAGTAAGNAVITVSVPVNPNIPDAVVVSPTQRTLAIGDTAHLTATVRNASGQVINVPVTWSTSAADRATVNAQGIVTAVAAGSANIVATAGGKSAAVAVTVSAAPPPPPPPGQTLLLFTRLPFDPAHVGGITPLGTLGGGTRANPEIGHPFGNERHFVWHRNPGVNYTVYAPVTARIVAFRQSTSDDFRVDFLLYQGPDGKQVTSYLDHITALDPAFRAALESRVTGGIRVTSATVPVNPALEVTAGTVLGTTGQTPVNWDWGIVDERTNAVARPESFYSDITRNARPVYDYATPQVQAQLQALSGQWNAGSQTFTPRVGAPPMGEFTNDVPGTLSGIWFHDPTSEPYPHAVSINPYSLDTSRLQMLLQVPGLDLFGRYTDIPVAGTGTANRRPTEVTAASGIVSYVLVNGVENGVLYARVNADGTITLEAVRGAAAPNAAFQFTAGAVTLRR
- the bla gene encoding subclass B3 metallo-beta-lactamase, with the protein product MRSVSVRTLTASAALLALSGTSACAQAPDPRTQPYPAALCPTCAAWNEPHAPVKIHGNTYYIGTNGLSAILVTSPEGHVLIDGALPNSAPLILANIRALGFDVRDVRLILNSHVHYDHAGGLAALQVASGAPMAASVASAGVLERGKSEVGDPQHGELLDFPPVRNVRRFADGETLRVGPLALTAHLTPGHTQGGTTWTWKSCEGAQCVDVVYADSHSPISADGFRFTDSPAYPGAVADFERGFRTLEALSCDILITPHPSGSSLFERLAGSQPLVDRNACKRYAATGRERLRTRLETERASR